The Pectobacterium wasabiae CFBP 3304 DNA segment CAGTTTTACCGCTATGGCGGATGCGGGTATTGGGTTTCAACAAATAACGCTGGCTGATGGGGTTAATAATAGGTCGTTGGATGTCGCCGTATTTTACCCTGCCTCGTCATCACAGCAGGCTACGATAATTGGTGAGAATGTTGTTTTTCCCGGTATTGCAGTGAGCAAAAGCGCTGCGCCTGAATCCGGTGAACATCCTTTGATTGTGGTTTCACACGGCTATGGTGGGAACTGGCTTAATCAGCTTTGGCTGGCGCAGGCGTTGGTTAAACAAGGCTATATTGTCGCCGCACCTAATCATCCTGGAACGACCTCTAAAGATATGCGTCTTGAGAACGCTCAGGCATTGTGGCAACGGCCTAAGGATATCAGCCGCGTTATTACGGCATTACTTGCTACGCCGGAAAAAACGGGGCGAGTTGATGTGAAACGCATTGCCGCTGTCGGCCACTCGCTGGGAGGATGGACTGCACTTGAGCTTGCGGGGGGCGTTTCAGCACAGATCAATTTGAACGGGACTGCCTGATGCATGTCGGGCTGGCGTCCTGCAACGTTTATGAAAAGATGCAGGTCGCAAAAAGTGCCTCATCGTGTGCGCAACTGGATAAGTCATTAGCGGATCCACGCATCAGCGCAGTAGTCTCGCTGGATATGGGGCTGGCAAGAGGGTTTACTGCGGAGAGTCTGGCTGCAATAAATATTCCTGTCTTGATTATGGCGGCCAGTTATCCCAATGAAGAACTACCCGCCGAGCTGGAATCTCACTATCTGGTACAGAAACTGTCGTCAGTGCATTCAGCGTATAAAGAAATTGCTGACGCGACGCATTTTGGCTTCATGCAACTTTGTAAGCCGGGGGCTGTTGAGATCATCAACGCCGAGAATCCGGGAGACGGCATGATTTGCCTCGATGGCGGTGAACGCTCGCGTGAGCAGATTCATCAGGAAGTGGCAAAAGATATCAGTGACTTTCTTCAGGCAGCCTGGCGGAAGCCGTAGCCTGTTCCTGAAGTGGGTACTGACTACGCCAGACGCTGGGACTCACACCCGTTAGCCGCAAAAACTCGCGGTTGAAGTTTGATTTAGTCTGAAACCCACTTTCCAGCATGATATCCGTGATGCGTGCATCTGTTTGGCTGAGGAGGCGCTTGGCCTCCTCGATGCGGTATTCGTTCATCACCTGCGAGAAATTACGACCGTGAACACGGTTAATGGTTTCGGACAGGCGCCTGAGTGGGATTCCC contains these protein-coding regions:
- a CDS encoding helix-turn-helix domain-containing protein — encoded protein: MGIPLRRLSETINRVHGRNFSQVMNEYRIEEAKRLLSQTDARITDIMLESGFQTKSNFNREFLRLTGVSPSVWRSQYPLQEQATASARLPEESH